One part of the Aurantibacillus circumpalustris genome encodes these proteins:
- a CDS encoding helix-turn-helix domain-containing protein has translation MNFHCVNKDIGKKIKKIRESKNMNTKNLADAVGILDTSLSKIERIGTNNVETLKKIAEALDVRVSDFFEENSYVFEPEIKMDHVTKDDLAKSNREIIKILRSEINQLREELSLKKDSYKPKAETRKKKS, from the coding sequence ATGAATTTTCACTGTGTGAATAAGGACATTGGTAAAAAGATTAAAAAAATTAGGGAAAGTAAGAATATGAATACCAAAAATTTAGCAGATGCTGTTGGTATTTTAGACACTTCACTTTCGAAAATTGAAAGAATAGGTACAAATAATGTTGAAACTTTAAAAAAAATTGCTGAAGCACTTGATGTGCGGGTAAGTGACTTTTTTGAAGAAAATAGTTACGTTTTTGAACCAGAAATAAAAATGGATCACGTAACTAAAGACGACCTCGCTAAATCAAACCGTGAAATAATCAAAATTTTAAGGTCTGAAATTAATCAACTTCGGGAAGAGCTTTCTTTAAAAAAAGATTCCTATAAACCTAAAGCGGAAACGCGGAAAAAGAAATCCTAA
- a CDS encoding T9SS type A sorting domain-containing protein: MKKKITYLAVFFVTSLFLKAQISQKWLQLGTGTPKNQTSQPSMAFDRHGNLFLAYTDQSTPQNKATLKKFDGQTWTTLSNNFTPGQAQFIKLELDTAGVPYVAFQEPYPVTKKISVMKYNGTGWDTVGIRGFATADFNNPEISMNIDFNNNIQLAYRENATGKASVISYYGINWSFVNSANITEGDATKLSMAARGSHYYLAFSNGHRGGKLSVITQTIGGAWVYVGDTTLSTGPVDYITCKIFGGTNNVFTGITFKDLSDDKAYLLSKTDFGIWSNVNSTPQSEGTANYVCLAKKRTEPFNGKYYCGYADGTSGGNATVKQSHATVANGVSLVGKKGFTDTLGIFAGAFYATMGIDKYDSLYIAVQSFNEYVVFKYRSINLNLAGIPQSNFNAQISIFPNPSNGHITTSIDNSLPYSMKLFNLDGKVLFENHSEKGEDLTIDISNKTNGVYYIEIKQNDKLTRTKVIKN, from the coding sequence ATGAAAAAAAAGATAACATATTTAGCCGTGTTTTTTGTGACATCCCTTTTTTTAAAAGCACAAATTTCACAAAAATGGCTTCAATTAGGAACCGGAACTCCTAAAAACCAGACTAGTCAACCTTCTATGGCGTTTGATCGACATGGCAATTTATTTTTAGCTTATACCGATCAAAGCACTCCGCAAAATAAAGCAACGCTGAAAAAATTCGATGGACAAACATGGACAACACTTAGCAATAATTTCACTCCTGGGCAAGCCCAGTTTATTAAACTTGAACTTGATACAGCAGGTGTTCCCTACGTTGCCTTTCAGGAACCATATCCCGTAACAAAAAAAATCTCAGTTATGAAATATAACGGAACGGGTTGGGATACGGTTGGTATAAGAGGCTTTGCAACTGCGGACTTTAATAATCCTGAAATTTCGATGAATATTGATTTTAATAACAACATACAGCTTGCTTATAGAGAAAATGCAACCGGAAAAGCATCTGTAATAAGTTACTATGGTATAAATTGGTCTTTTGTTAACAGTGCAAATATTACTGAAGGAGATGCTACTAAACTCTCAATGGCCGCGAGAGGTTCTCATTACTATCTTGCATTTAGCAACGGGCATCGTGGAGGAAAACTTTCTGTGATAACACAAACGATTGGCGGCGCATGGGTGTATGTTGGAGATACAACCTTATCAACTGGTCCGGTAGATTACATAACTTGTAAAATTTTTGGAGGAACAAATAATGTTTTTACAGGAATAACATTTAAAGACCTTAGTGACGATAAAGCTTATTTGTTGTCTAAAACCGATTTTGGTATCTGGTCTAATGTTAATAGCACGCCTCAATCTGAGGGTACTGCAAATTATGTTTGCCTTGCTAAAAAACGTACAGAGCCTTTTAATGGAAAATACTACTGTGGTTATGCAGACGGAACCAGTGGAGGAAATGCAACGGTTAAACAATCACATGCAACTGTTGCAAACGGAGTTAGTTTGGTTGGCAAAAAAGGATTTACTGACACGCTTGGTATTTTTGCTGGTGCATTTTACGCCACAATGGGAATTGATAAATACGATAGTTTATACATAGCAGTCCAGTCCTTTAATGAATATGTGGTGTTTAAATACAGAAGTATTAATTTAAATTTAGCTGGGATTCCTCAGTCAAATTTCAACGCGCAAATAAGTATTTTTCCCAACCCTTCAAACGGCCATATAACAACTAGTATAGACAATAGCCTTCCATACAGCATGAAGCTTTTTAACTTAGATGGTAAAGTGCTATTCGAAAACCATTCAGAAAAGGGTGAAGATCTTACTATTGATATTTCGAACAAAACAAATGGGGTCTATTATATTGAAATAAAACAAAACGACAAACTCACACGAACTAAAGTGATTAAAAATTAA
- a CDS encoding ATP-binding cassette domain-containing protein, with amino-acid sequence MITTKIVSFKYKESVVLENIDLSFESGKTHGIVGLNGAGKTTYFNLMAGFIKDEGCSFTRDGKLIQRKDIAFIDTDLFFYPKLTAKEFLSVFPNTNTTYHEEKLADLFKLPLNGFMEEFSTGMKKKLLLQSQIKQNKEIYILDEPFNGLDLETNKILEVIIAILNERGKTVFISSHILEPLLEICSQIHYLKNKTVFKSYKKHEFNLIEEELFGNYAREMKNKLLKII; translated from the coding sequence ATGATCACAACTAAAATAGTATCATTCAAATATAAAGAATCCGTTGTTTTAGAAAATATCGATTTAAGTTTTGAATCGGGTAAAACTCATGGTATTGTTGGCTTAAATGGAGCCGGAAAAACGACCTATTTTAATTTGATGGCCGGCTTTATAAAAGATGAAGGCTGTTCGTTTACCAGAGATGGTAAATTAATACAACGCAAAGACATCGCCTTCATTGATACTGATCTCTTTTTTTATCCAAAACTTACTGCAAAAGAATTTTTAAGTGTTTTCCCAAATACTAACACCACTTACCACGAAGAAAAACTCGCCGATTTATTTAAGTTGCCATTAAATGGTTTTATGGAAGAATTTTCTACAGGCATGAAGAAAAAACTGTTGTTACAAAGTCAGATCAAACAAAACAAGGAAATATACATTCTCGACGAACCTTTTAATGGCCTAGACTTGGAAACAAATAAAATTTTGGAAGTAATTATTGCAATCTTAAACGAAAGAGGAAAAACCGTTTTTATTTCTTCACACATTCTTGAACCACTATTAGAAATATGTTCTCAAATTCATTACTTAAAAAACAAAACAGTTTTTAAATCCTACAAAAAACATGAATTCAATTTAATAGAAGAGGAGCTGTTTGGTAACTACGCCCGCGAAATGAAAAATAAACTTTTAAAAATAATTTGA
- a CDS encoding DUF1398 family protein produces the protein MDELQNKIKAIYQVSKTYPDLVHALIRLGIQSYTVDVATGITLYRLEGGKSSLHSSELAQRVVEAEFNKELTVQAVKTTQQGKSTYPEFMNEIAKAGVRFYEATLNGNQKRVTYIGSGGSYEELIPF, from the coding sequence ATGGATGAATTACAAAATAAAATTAAGGCAATTTATCAGGTAAGTAAAACGTATCCTGATTTGGTTCATGCACTTATAAGGCTGGGAATACAGTCTTATACAGTAGATGTTGCAACGGGTATAACACTTTATCGTTTAGAAGGAGGAAAAAGTTCCTTGCATTCTTCTGAGTTAGCTCAAAGAGTTGTAGAAGCAGAGTTCAATAAAGAACTAACGGTTCAAGCGGTAAAAACCACACAGCAGGGAAAAAGTACCTACCCTGAGTTTATGAATGAGATCGCGAAAGCGGGTGTTCGGTTTTATGAAGCGACACTGAACGGAAATCAAAAACGGGTGACTTATATTGGTTCTGGTGGTAGTTATGAAGAGTTAATCCCTTTCTAA
- a CDS encoding chorismate-binding protein, giving the protein MSFEPFKNCFFEPATKDTPGLLYLLSDDPVEYTINSFVIIPYTNSTSKIDPCFYRLEGVIRTDVSPLMQYTDVEYPIRMKSRTPKEEYIKNIHKLKEEIQNGNIYEINYCIEFYAENILIDPLNIFLKLNELAKAPYSQLIKLGDEYIICASPELFLAKKGNTVYTKPIKGTIKRGKNKEEDLELKNELQNNLKERTENVMAVDVARNDLSMFAKKGSVSVNKLYNIETFETVHQMVSTVSCEAKENTSFKKIIDSTFPMASMTGAPKHKAMELINSHEDFERNYYSGTMGTIDEKGDLTLSVIIRSIFYNQKTKKISIAVGGAITYLSDPEKEYQECLLKASALLKVLNAEIN; this is encoded by the coding sequence ATGAGTTTTGAACCATTTAAAAACTGCTTCTTCGAACCTGCCACAAAAGATACACCTGGTTTGCTATATCTTTTATCCGACGATCCAGTCGAATACACTATTAATTCGTTTGTTATAATTCCGTATACCAATTCCACTTCAAAAATCGATCCCTGCTTTTACAGGCTTGAAGGTGTTATCCGCACAGACGTAAGCCCGCTCATGCAATACACCGATGTGGAATACCCAATTAGAATGAAAAGCAGGACTCCAAAAGAAGAGTACATAAAAAATATTCATAAGCTTAAAGAAGAAATTCAAAATGGAAATATTTATGAAATAAATTATTGCATAGAATTCTACGCCGAAAATATTCTTATTGATCCCTTGAATATTTTTTTAAAACTCAATGAGTTAGCCAAGGCTCCTTATTCACAACTAATAAAACTTGGTGACGAGTACATAATCTGTGCCAGTCCAGAATTATTCCTTGCAAAAAAGGGAAATACAGTTTACACCAAACCAATTAAAGGGACAATAAAACGTGGAAAAAATAAAGAAGAAGATCTTGAATTAAAAAACGAATTACAGAACAATCTTAAAGAACGAACTGAAAATGTAATGGCTGTTGATGTTGCTAGAAATGATCTTTCAATGTTCGCCAAAAAGGGAAGTGTAAGCGTAAATAAATTATATAACATCGAAACATTTGAAACCGTGCATCAAATGGTAAGCACCGTGAGTTGTGAAGCAAAAGAAAACACTTCCTTTAAAAAAATAATTGATTCCACTTTCCCTATGGCAAGTATGACTGGTGCCCCAAAACATAAAGCCATGGAATTAATTAATAGCCACGAAGATTTTGAAAGAAATTATTATTCAGGCACAATGGGCACAATTGATGAAAAAGGAGACTTGACCTTGTCTGTAATTATTAGAAGCATTTTTTACAATCAAAAAACAAAAAAAATTTCAATTGCCGTGGGTGGTGCCATTACTTACTTAAGCGATCCAGAAAAAGAATACCAGGAATGTTTATTAAAAGCTAGTGCATTATTGAAAGTTTTGAATGCTGAAATCAACTAA
- the nadD gene encoding nicotinate (nicotinamide) nucleotide adenylyltransferase has protein sequence MHIGLFFGSFNPVHIGHMALANYMLSFTDMEKVWLVVSPQNPLKTKSQLLDQNQRLMLVNAAIDDHPNMRSSNIEFGLTQPSYTINTLVHIKEKYPEHTFSLIMGQDNLQSFHKWKNYEEILKGFHIYVYPRPNCATTQFDEHPHIHLTQAPMMDISATFIRQAIKDKKDIRFFLPTKVWEEIDTMNFYRK, from the coding sequence ATGCATATTGGTTTATTCTTTGGTTCTTTTAATCCAGTTCATATAGGACACATGGCGCTCGCCAACTATATGCTGAGTTTTACCGACATGGAAAAGGTTTGGTTGGTAGTAAGTCCGCAAAACCCATTAAAAACCAAAAGTCAGTTATTGGATCAAAATCAACGCCTCATGCTGGTGAATGCTGCGATTGACGATCATCCCAACATGCGGAGTTCGAATATTGAATTTGGATTAACACAACCTTCTTATACCATTAATACCCTTGTTCACATAAAAGAAAAATATCCAGAACATACCTTTAGTCTTATTATGGGTCAGGATAATTTACAATCATTTCATAAGTGGAAAAACTATGAAGAGATTTTAAAAGGGTTTCATATTTATGTTTACCCACGTCCGAATTGCGCAACAACTCAATTTGATGAACACCCACATATACATTTAACACAAGCACCGATGATGGATATATCGGCGACCTTTATTCGTCAGGCCATCAAAGATAAAAAGGATATTCGTTTTTTTCTTCCCACCAAAGTGTGGGAAGAAATTGATACAATGAATTTTTATAGAAAGTAA
- the clpX gene encoding ATP-dependent Clp protease ATP-binding subunit ClpX, whose product MAKDTAIRCSLCGRDKKESKILIAGINGHVCDNCVTQAYGIIKEESVGEQKQQVQHAINLLKPKTIKEKLDEYVIGQDDAKKVLSVAVYNHFKRIAHVAKNNKEEVEIDKSNLILVGETGTGKTLLARSIATMLNVPFCIADATVLTEAGYVGEDVESILTRLLQAADYDVAAAEKGIVFIDEVDKIARKSDNPSITRDVSGEGVQQAMLKLLEGTVVNVPPQGGRKHPDAKMIAVNTKNILFICGGAFDGIEKKIAKRLNTTAVGYSAVTDAVELDKGNLLQYISPQDLKSFGLIPELIGRLPVLTYLKPLDRDALRQILTDPKNALMKQYKQLFKMEGTKLEIDEEVLNLIVDKAIEFKLGARGLRGICEAIMTDIMYSLPSEEKPVKQFTLTLDYALEKLKNARLSQLKVA is encoded by the coding sequence ATGGCAAAAGATACAGCAATACGTTGCTCACTTTGTGGGCGTGATAAAAAAGAATCAAAAATTTTAATAGCCGGGATAAATGGCCACGTTTGTGACAATTGCGTTACTCAGGCTTATGGCATTATTAAAGAGGAATCTGTTGGTGAGCAAAAACAACAAGTTCAACACGCCATTAATTTACTTAAGCCTAAAACAATTAAAGAGAAGTTGGATGAGTACGTGATTGGACAAGATGATGCTAAAAAAGTATTGAGTGTTGCTGTATATAATCATTTTAAGCGAATTGCGCATGTTGCAAAAAACAATAAGGAAGAGGTTGAGATAGATAAATCTAATTTAATTTTGGTTGGAGAAACAGGTACAGGTAAAACACTTTTGGCGCGCAGCATTGCCACTATGTTAAATGTGCCATTTTGTATTGCAGATGCAACTGTGTTAACTGAGGCGGGCTATGTGGGCGAAGATGTTGAGAGTATTTTAACGCGTTTGTTACAAGCTGCTGATTATGACGTTGCGGCTGCCGAAAAAGGAATTGTATTTATTGATGAGGTAGATAAGATTGCACGTAAAAGCGATAATCCCTCAATTACGAGAGACGTAAGCGGCGAAGGGGTTCAACAAGCCATGCTAAAACTTTTAGAAGGCACGGTAGTAAATGTTCCACCTCAAGGAGGAAGAAAGCATCCCGATGCAAAAATGATTGCTGTTAACACAAAAAACATTTTGTTTATCTGTGGCGGTGCCTTTGATGGTATTGAAAAGAAAATCGCCAAACGTTTAAACACTACAGCTGTGGGCTATTCGGCAGTTACAGATGCGGTTGAGTTGGATAAAGGCAACTTGCTGCAATATATTTCTCCACAGGATTTAAAGTCATTCGGATTAATTCCTGAATTAATTGGTCGTTTACCTGTATTAACTTATTTAAAACCTTTAGATAGAGATGCTTTGCGTCAGATCTTAACTGACCCTAAAAATGCTCTTATGAAACAATATAAACAATTGTTTAAAATGGAAGGCACTAAACTGGAAATTGACGAGGAGGTTTTAAATTTAATTGTTGATAAAGCAATTGAATTTAAATTGGGAGCGAGAGGTTTGCGGGGCATTTGCGAAGCTATAATGACAGACATCATGTATTCGTTACCAAGCGAGGAAAAACCCGTTAAGCAGTTCACTTTAACTTTAGATTATGCTTTAGAAAAGTTGAAAAACGCAAGGTTAAGTCAGTTAAAGGTAGCTTAA
- the pepT gene encoding peptidase T: MSLNKYNFTVTDRFVRYAKIDTQSNAESPTCPSTEKQKNLSRLLVEELKEMGIKDAELDEHGYVYGTIESNTTKKVPVICFCSHVDTAPDCSGTNVKPIIHKNYKGQDLVLPGDTSQVIKVSEHPDLKNQIGNDVITTDGTTLLGSDDKAGVAEIMDAAHFLMTHPEVKHGKVRILFTPDEEIGRGADKANIKKLGADFGYTLDGGPVGTLENETFSADGVSIKIKGFSTHPGYAKDKMQHAIKIAAQIINKIPVEKTPETTEKKQPFIHPTGITGALEEAEIKFIIRAFDTPTLLALEDELRMITVEVLSHYDKSSYEFIVTEQYRNMKDVLDKNPEIIGHALEAITRSGLTPKLDSIRGGTDGSRFSFMGLPCANIFAAQHAIHSKQEWVSSQDMQKAVETIVNLVSIWEEKS; encoded by the coding sequence ATGAGCCTTAACAAGTACAATTTCACAGTAACCGATCGTTTTGTGCGTTACGCTAAAATAGACACACAATCTAATGCAGAATCTCCAACTTGTCCGAGTACTGAAAAACAAAAAAATCTTTCAAGACTTCTGGTTGAAGAACTAAAAGAAATGGGTATTAAAGATGCTGAGTTAGATGAACATGGATATGTTTACGGAACCATTGAAAGCAATACCACTAAAAAAGTTCCCGTAATTTGTTTTTGTTCGCATGTAGATACTGCACCCGATTGTTCAGGAACTAACGTAAAACCAATCATTCATAAAAATTATAAAGGACAAGACCTTGTATTACCAGGCGACACTTCTCAAGTAATAAAAGTATCTGAACATCCTGACTTAAAAAATCAAATTGGCAACGATGTGATTACTACCGACGGTACTACACTGTTAGGTTCAGATGATAAGGCCGGTGTTGCTGAAATTATGGACGCAGCCCATTTTTTAATGACGCATCCAGAAGTGAAACATGGTAAGGTGAGAATTTTATTTACTCCTGATGAAGAAATAGGACGTGGAGCAGATAAAGCAAATATTAAAAAACTAGGTGCTGATTTTGGATACACCTTGGATGGAGGCCCTGTTGGAACTCTTGAAAATGAAACTTTCAGTGCAGACGGTGTGAGCATAAAAATCAAAGGGTTTTCTACCCATCCAGGATATGCCAAAGACAAAATGCAACATGCTATTAAAATTGCGGCTCAAATCATCAACAAAATTCCGGTAGAGAAAACTCCTGAGACCACTGAGAAAAAACAACCTTTTATTCATCCAACAGGAATTACTGGAGCATTGGAAGAAGCCGAAATTAAATTTATTATTCGTGCTTTTGATACACCAACACTTTTAGCATTGGAAGATGAGCTAAGAATGATTACAGTAGAAGTATTGTCGCATTATGATAAATCCTCGTACGAGTTCATTGTAACTGAGCAGTACAGGAACATGAAAGATGTTTTGGACAAAAATCCTGAAATAATTGGCCATGCATTGGAGGCCATTACACGCTCAGGTTTAACTCCGAAATTAGATAGTATTCGCGGAGGTACTGATGGCTCAAGGTTTTCATTTATGGGATTACCTTGTGCGAATATTTTTGCAGCACAACATGCTATTCATAGTAAACAAGAATGGGTAAGTTCTCAGGATATGCAGAAAGCGGTTGAGACCATTGTAAATCTTGTAAGTATTTGGGAAGAGAAAAGTTAA
- a CDS encoding MmcQ/YjbR family DNA-binding protein, whose amino-acid sequence MISIAAYRKLALSFEEAEEIPHFEKPSFRIRKKIFATFDLKNNRACLKLSLIDQSVFCAFDSNIIYPVPNKWGKQGWTFVELKKVRTDLFKDALTCAYCEIAPKELSAKYKRD is encoded by the coding sequence ATGATAAGTATAGCGGCATATAGAAAACTGGCTCTTTCATTTGAAGAGGCAGAAGAGATACCACATTTTGAAAAACCATCTTTTAGAATTCGCAAAAAGATATTTGCCACATTTGATCTAAAAAATAATAGAGCTTGCTTAAAGTTATCTTTAATCGATCAATCGGTTTTTTGTGCATTTGATTCAAATATTATTTATCCGGTTCCAAATAAATGGGGCAAACAAGGTTGGACTTTCGTAGAATTAAAAAAAGTAAGAACCGATCTTTTTAAAGATGCTCTTACCTGCGCTTATTGTGAAATTGCACCAAAAGAGTTATCGGCAAAGTATAAGCGCGATTAG
- a CDS encoding DUF6567 family protein, giving the protein MKKTNQNFILLTAFLIVALSSCTTLNKTMKESNTLVELKKTDFTLSEQVTGNATQMKILGIDWGRLFKKEKGATIATPLIGNKVNVGKVESYALHDMLSSNMGHDVVFYPSFEKSRFNLLFLYIKTEVTVRGRLGKLNRE; this is encoded by the coding sequence ATGAAAAAAACAAACCAAAACTTCATTCTTTTAACCGCTTTCCTTATTGTAGCATTATCTAGTTGCACAACTCTTAACAAAACAATGAAAGAATCGAATACACTTGTTGAATTAAAAAAAACCGATTTCACATTATCCGAACAGGTTACCGGTAATGCCACTCAAATGAAAATACTTGGAATAGATTGGGGTAGGCTCTTCAAAAAAGAAAAAGGTGCAACAATTGCAACGCCCCTTATTGGAAACAAAGTAAATGTTGGTAAAGTCGAATCTTACGCTCTGCATGATATGCTTTCATCAAACATGGGTCATGACGTAGTATTTTATCCATCTTTTGAGAAATCCCGTTTCAATCTTCTCTTCCTGTACATTAAAACGGAAGTTACAGTAAGAGGGAGATTAGGAAAACTAAATCGCGAATAA